From Solibacillus sp. FSL W7-1464:
ATAATCAATTTGCCCGGAAAAAGCGCCGCAAACCTGTTTTCTTTTTTAGATAGCTTCTATTTTCGTTGATTTAGAATAGCTTCTCCAAAAACCAGATCTTCCTGCGTTGTCATTTTTACATTTTCATAACTGCATTCCACAATATGAATATCATGCCCTAAACGCTCCACGAGCATCGCTTCATCCGTTCCTAAAAAACCTGATTTTTCGGCTACGTCCTCAGCTTCAGCCAGTAGATCGTAACGGAACGCTTGCGGTGTTTGAACCATCCATAAAGACTCACGGTCAACCGTTTCTTTAATTAGGCCATTATGGACGATCTTCATTGTATCCTTTGCCCGAACCCCTGCAATAGCTGCCCCTTTTTCATAAGCAACTTTTGCAAGCTCGGTAATCTTCGGAATTGTAATAAAAGGACGTGCAGCGTCGTGAACAAGGACAACATCCACTGCACGCATCTCTTTTATGCATGCATGCACTGAATGTTGGCGTTCTTCACCACCTGTAGGCATACCTTTTACTTTTGCAATATTATATTTTTCGATGAGCGACTGAATAAATAGCCGTTCCCCATCTTTTACTGCAAGCCAAATTCCCGTACAGTTTTCATCTTGTTCAAAAACAAGAAGTGTATGAATTAAAATTGGTTTATCCATTAAGTTTAAAAATAATTTATTTTGTCCGGCGCCCATGCGCTTTCCGCTTCCTGCTGCCGGCAAAACGACTTCATAACGCAAAATGCTTCACATCCTAATTCTCTTTTGGCTTGGCGAAAATCATTCGCCCTGCTGATGTTTGAAGTACGCTTGTTACCGTAACTGTAATCGCCTGTCCAATATAGCTACGTCCGCCTTCTACGACAATCATTGTTCCGTCATCTAAATACGCAACACCTTGATTGTGTTCTTTTCCGTCTTTAATGACAACGACTTGCATATCTTCACCCGGAATAACGACCGGTTTCACTGCATTTGCCAAATCATTAATATTCAATACTTGTACACGGTGCAGTTCACAAACTTTATTTAAGTTGAAATCATTCGTCAATATTTGAGCACTCATGTTTTTTGCTAAGCGAACCAGCTTCAAGTCCACTTCAGATACATCTTCAAAATCAACTTCTGTAATAAGTACCTTCGAAGCACGTTCGTCCTGAAGACGTTTTAAAATATCCAGACCTCTGCGACCGCGTGTACGCTTCAATGTATCAGATGAATCCGCAATATGCTGGAGTTCTGTCAATACAAACTGGGGAACGACCAGAATCCCTTCAACAAAGCCTGTTGCAGAAATATCGGCAATACGGCCATCGATAATGACACTCGTATCAAGTAATTTATACTGCTCCTGAACTTCCTTTACAGACCCGT
This genomic window contains:
- the ispD gene encoding 2-C-methyl-D-erythritol 4-phosphate cytidylyltransferase, whose protein sequence is MRYEVVLPAAGSGKRMGAGQNKLFLNLMDKPILIHTLLVFEQDENCTGIWLAVKDGERLFIQSLIEKYNIAKVKGMPTGGEERQHSVHACIKEMRAVDVVLVHDAARPFITIPKITELAKVAYEKGAAIAGVRAKDTMKIVHNGLIKETVDRESLWMVQTPQAFRYDLLAEAEDVAEKSGFLGTDEAMLVERLGHDIHIVECSYENVKMTTQEDLVFGEAILNQRK
- a CDS encoding PIN/TRAM domain-containing protein, whose translation is MLKKIIQVAFLFIGGALGLIFLPPLYAFMNLSSNPWLNNPYFSVAIGAALLFVLSFALSDYFVKLITWLEEVLFKLPAADLLFGTIGLIVGLCVATLVGVAINQMNIPVITAVVPAILSIVLGYLGFRLGFSKRDELLQIFSGKSTKKRQSDGSVKEVQEQYKLLDTSVIIDGRIADISATGFVEGILVVPQFVLTELQHIADSSDTLKRTRGRRGLDILKRLQDERASKVLITEVDFEDVSEVDLKLVRLAKNMSAQILTNDFNLNKVCELHRVQVLNINDLANAVKPVVIPGEDMQVVVIKDGKEHNQGVAYLDDGTMIVVEGGRSYIGQAITVTVTSVLQTSAGRMIFAKPKEN